From a region of the Rhipicephalus microplus isolate Deutch F79 chromosome X, USDA_Rmic, whole genome shotgun sequence genome:
- the LOC119176729 gene encoding CCAAT/enhancer-binding protein gamma, protein MQCKRDPEWWEALMAPRKETSGSSSDSSSSMSRGKRSALLNKDSEEYRILRARNNLAVKKSRTKSKQRAQETQQKVAQLRAENEALVAKIKILNKELSFLKDLFLAHAGATGGSRGGNCAVLEGVDLSFLNEDDNMDNKGIVSKNVGS, encoded by the coding sequence ATGCAATGTAAGAGAGACCCCGAGTGGTGGGAAGCACTGATGGCACCACGCAAGGAAACGAGTGGCAGCAGCAGCGACAGTAGCAGCAGTATGAGTCGAGGCAAGCGTTCCGCACTGTTGAACAAGGACAGCGAAGAGTACCGCATCCTTCGGGCACGCAATAACTTGGCTGTCAAAAAGTCTCGTACCAAGTCCAAGCAGCGTGCCCAGGAGACACAGCAAAAGGTTGCACAACTGAGAGCAGAAAATGAAGCACTCGTGGCCAAAATCAAGATCCTAAACAAGGAGCTCAGCTTTCTTAAGGACCTTTTTTTGGCTCATGCTGGAGCCACAGGTGGTAGCCGTGGTGGTAACTGTGCAGTCCTTGAGGGTGTTGACCTGAGCTTCCTTAATGAGGATGACAACATGGATAACAAAGGAATTGTCTCCAAGAACGTCGGCTCCTAG